In Asanoa sp. WMMD1127, one genomic interval encodes:
- a CDS encoding DUF6069 family protein, producing the protein MVLRRETRRRGAVAVAATAAPAVVWLAAVPIGGLDIVASMPAPATPGTAARHAVTVGLPAVVVAAATASLAGWVLFSLLERLTPLAGPVWLGVALPAFILSLAGPFMATTTAAMLALAGMHLAVAAVLVPGLALSWQRSWPRDGGARLMRVGGR; encoded by the coding sequence ATGGTGCTGCGACGGGAGACGAGGCGGCGCGGTGCGGTCGCGGTGGCGGCGACCGCGGCGCCGGCCGTCGTCTGGCTCGCAGCCGTGCCGATCGGCGGCCTCGACATCGTGGCGTCGATGCCCGCACCGGCCACTCCGGGCACCGCCGCGCGGCACGCGGTGACAGTAGGTCTGCCCGCCGTCGTCGTGGCCGCCGCGACCGCCAGTCTGGCCGGCTGGGTGCTGTTCTCCCTGCTGGAGCGGTTGACGCCGCTGGCCGGACCCGTTTGGTTGGGAGTGGCGCTGCCCGCCTTCATCCTCTCGCTCGCCGGCCCGTTCATGGCCACCACGACGGCCGCGATGCTGGCTCTGGCGGGCATGCACCTGGCCGTCGCGGCCGTACTCGTTCCGGGGCTCGCCCTTTCGTGGCAGCGGTCATGGCCGCGCGACGGTGGAGCGCGCCTCATGCGCGTCGGTGGCCGATGA
- a CDS encoding PRC-barrel domain-containing protein: MTADAMLVTLSDTERTVSAAEDVRGRRMRDCDGLLVGTVTDLLVDTGEGKVRFLRVGDSGAAGPRRLPVCVPVEAVTLVRSDEIQVDQTLTRITGAPRSDAQSGDQLPFYRVLYSYYDYPPFWSPGHVYPPFPQHR, translated from the coding sequence ATGACAGCCGACGCGATGTTGGTTACGTTGAGCGACACCGAGCGAACCGTCTCGGCGGCGGAGGACGTGCGAGGCCGCCGGATGCGCGACTGCGACGGCCTGCTCGTCGGGACGGTCACCGACCTGCTCGTCGACACCGGCGAGGGCAAGGTGCGGTTCCTTCGCGTCGGCGATTCCGGCGCCGCCGGGCCCCGACGGCTACCGGTCTGCGTGCCGGTCGAGGCGGTGACGCTGGTGCGGTCCGACGAGATCCAGGTCGACCAGACGTTGACCCGGATCACCGGCGCGCCGCGTTCCGACGCGCAAAGTGGCGACCAGCTGCCGTTCTACCGGGTCCTCTACAGCTACTACGACTATCCGCCGTTCTGGTCGCCGGGCCACGTGTACCCGCCGTTCCCCCAGCACCGCTGA
- a CDS encoding nitroreductase family deazaflavin-dependent oxidoreductase, with product MRVREPGHRPGRLLRALFRVPVPLLRWRLGAIFGHRVVLIEHFGRRTGVRRQTAVEVIGRDRRSGTITVASGYGGRADWYRNLRANPRATVVDGARRRTVEAFVVSPDDAAGTMVGYAQQHPRIAPRVARMLGYEVDGTDEDYAALGRALRFLELAPVRRLT from the coding sequence GTGCGTGTTCGCGAACCCGGGCACCGTCCCGGCCGTCTCCTGCGTGCGCTGTTCCGCGTCCCCGTGCCCCTGCTGCGGTGGCGGCTCGGCGCGATCTTCGGCCACCGCGTCGTACTGATCGAGCACTTCGGACGGCGGACCGGTGTCCGCCGGCAGACGGCGGTGGAGGTGATCGGGCGGGACCGGCGGTCGGGCACGATCACGGTCGCGTCCGGCTACGGTGGCCGCGCCGACTGGTACCGCAACCTGCGTGCCAACCCGAGGGCGACCGTCGTCGACGGCGCACGGCGGCGGACCGTCGAGGCTTTCGTGGTGTCACCTGACGACGCCGCGGGCACCATGGTCGGATACGCCCAGCAGCATCCCCGGATAGCCCCCCGCGTCGCGCGCATGCTCGGCTACGAAGTCGACGGTACCGACGAGGACTATGCCGCGCTCGGCCGGGCACTGCGCTTCCTCGAGCTCGCGCCGGTGCGTCGGCTCACCTGA
- a CDS encoding sigma-70 family RNA polymerase sigma factor, with the protein MPSITRQSRVPAPRSWQRERVESNQVATAALSAMAALPADDPSRERLRETVISTYLPMARRLAKRYHSGREPLDDLNQVAAVGLIHAVDRFDPGRCDVFPAFAVPNIVGELRRHFRDKVGDLRIPRSVQELGPKLANAREALAQELGREPTSREVAERVEVTVGEAAEANAYAGVHRSASLDKPAESDPVGAAGPDRLGADDPELARADLRLTVHPLVAGLPARERSIVWQRFWLDRSQSEIAADLGISQMHVSRLLGRAIEAMHRQADGPSIQPR; encoded by the coding sequence ATGCCTTCCATCACCCGACAGTCCCGCGTGCCCGCGCCCAGGTCGTGGCAGCGCGAGCGGGTCGAATCCAACCAGGTCGCCACCGCCGCGTTGAGCGCGATGGCCGCTCTGCCGGCCGACGATCCCAGCCGCGAACGGTTGCGCGAGACCGTCATCTCGACCTATCTGCCCATGGCGCGTCGGCTGGCCAAGCGTTACCACTCCGGTCGCGAGCCGCTCGACGACCTCAACCAGGTCGCCGCCGTCGGACTGATCCACGCGGTGGATCGGTTCGACCCGGGTCGGTGCGACGTCTTCCCCGCCTTCGCGGTGCCCAACATCGTCGGCGAGCTGCGTCGGCACTTCCGTGACAAAGTCGGTGACCTCCGGATCCCGCGGTCCGTGCAGGAGCTCGGGCCCAAGCTGGCCAACGCCCGGGAGGCGCTCGCCCAGGAACTCGGGCGTGAGCCGACGTCCCGGGAGGTCGCTGAGCGGGTCGAGGTGACCGTTGGCGAGGCGGCGGAGGCGAATGCTTACGCCGGTGTGCACCGCAGCGCGTCGCTCGACAAACCCGCCGAGTCCGATCCGGTCGGCGCGGCCGGCCCGGACCGCCTCGGCGCCGACGATCCCGAGTTGGCCCGGGCCGACCTGCGGCTCACAGTGCACCCACTCGTCGCCGGGCTCCCGGCCCGTGAGCGGAGCATCGTGTGGCAGCGGTTCTGGCTCGACCGCAGCCAGTCCGAGATCGCGGCCGATCTCGGCATCTCCCAGATGCATGTCTCGCGGCTGCTGGGGCGGGCCATCGAGGCCATGCACCGGCAGGCAGACGGTCCATCCATCCAGCCACGCTGA
- a CDS encoding BON domain-containing protein — MLPDDGSWRPTPRPHRNADDVELATAVVGRLSVDPGLVDAEIQVAVQNRVVLLGGVVPSPEVRIHAGDSAWRVAGVFDVCNLLRVR, encoded by the coding sequence ATGCTTCCCGACGACGGTTCGTGGCGGCCGACGCCACGGCCCCACCGCAACGCCGACGACGTGGAACTGGCAACCGCCGTGGTCGGGCGGCTCTCCGTCGACCCGGGCCTGGTGGACGCCGAGATCCAGGTTGCGGTGCAGAACCGGGTGGTGCTGCTCGGTGGCGTCGTCCCGTCTCCCGAGGTGCGGATCCACGCCGGCGATTCCGCGTGGCGTGTGGCCGGTGTGTTCGACGTCTGCAACCTCCTACGCGTCCGGTGA
- a CDS encoding GGDEF domain-containing phosphodiesterase, whose amino-acid sequence MFLSTCFSFGILLVWGLGPALAVQATANLVGCARLRLSPWESAIVLVRNAAGIGAAGGLLLATGVGPLRRAEGVDGSMIGQVVVAVLAALLVSYGILVIADRFATGRPWHTSFTRGLGLNVLASASLLFLGPVIVAEPRGWTFALLLLPIGALTGMVRLIDRQNRALRRDALTGVLSQRGLDEVVNRMLGRDDARSEPVEFAFLLFHGARLRDISESYGRRIGDRIVMEIARRLRSAVGPQDAVGRLEGNEFGIVHAGRRDADAAVAVARTTVASLEEPAVVAGVPFDIRGTVGIALAPEHGADLTTIVRHADSAAHEAARAGVPALVYTPAPVSDPARRLEILRDLSATLDGRSGGGTISFVYQPQVDLASGELASVEALLRWQHPRRGAVDTGTIVEVAEPTALMGRITERAVEEVTAQLRRWNAEHRPIAAAVNVSMRDLQRSGFVDHLLATVAGGGIRPDQLTVEITEGELISEAGHVERAVARIADAGIGLAADDFGTGFSSLQHLRRLALTEVKIDKSLVGGIADRRDDRALVRSVIEMAATLGLRVVAEGVEDERTHQVLLDLGCPTAQGWYYGRPRTAAGISDWIGGERVG is encoded by the coding sequence GTGTTTCTTTCGACCTGTTTCAGCTTCGGGATCCTGCTCGTCTGGGGACTGGGCCCCGCCTTGGCCGTCCAGGCCACCGCGAACCTCGTCGGCTGCGCGCGCCTGCGGCTCTCGCCGTGGGAGTCCGCGATAGTGCTCGTCCGCAACGCCGCGGGGATCGGGGCCGCGGGCGGCCTCCTGCTCGCCACCGGCGTTGGCCCGTTGCGCCGCGCCGAAGGCGTGGACGGGTCGATGATCGGTCAGGTCGTGGTGGCGGTGCTGGCGGCGTTGCTGGTGAGCTACGGGATTCTGGTGATCGCGGACCGGTTCGCGACCGGGCGGCCATGGCACACCAGTTTCACCCGTGGCCTCGGTCTCAACGTGCTCGCCAGCGCATCACTCCTGTTCCTGGGTCCGGTGATCGTCGCCGAGCCACGTGGTTGGACGTTCGCACTCCTGTTGCTGCCCATCGGAGCGCTGACTGGCATGGTCCGGCTGATCGACCGACAGAACCGAGCGCTGCGGCGGGATGCGTTGACCGGCGTGCTGAGTCAACGCGGCCTGGACGAGGTGGTCAACCGGATGCTCGGACGCGACGACGCCCGCTCCGAGCCCGTCGAGTTCGCGTTCCTGTTGTTCCACGGCGCGCGGCTGCGGGACATCAGTGAGTCGTACGGCCGGCGCATCGGGGACCGGATCGTGATGGAGATCGCCCGCCGCCTGCGAAGCGCTGTCGGTCCGCAGGATGCGGTCGGCCGTCTCGAGGGCAACGAGTTCGGGATCGTCCACGCCGGTCGCCGCGACGCGGACGCCGCGGTGGCCGTGGCGAGGACGACCGTGGCGTCGCTCGAGGAGCCGGCGGTCGTGGCCGGTGTGCCGTTCGACATTCGTGGGACGGTCGGCATCGCGCTGGCGCCCGAGCACGGCGCTGACCTGACGACCATCGTGCGGCACGCCGACTCCGCGGCCCACGAGGCCGCGCGGGCTGGTGTGCCGGCTCTGGTCTACACGCCGGCGCCGGTCAGCGACCCGGCGCGCCGTCTCGAGATCCTCAGGGACCTCAGCGCGACCCTCGACGGTCGCTCCGGCGGCGGAACGATCAGTTTCGTCTACCAGCCCCAGGTCGATCTGGCCAGCGGCGAACTGGCGAGCGTCGAGGCGTTGCTGCGGTGGCAGCACCCCCGACGCGGCGCCGTCGACACCGGCACGATCGTGGAGGTCGCGGAGCCGACCGCCTTGATGGGCCGGATCACCGAGCGGGCGGTGGAGGAGGTGACGGCCCAGCTCCGACGATGGAACGCGGAGCACCGGCCGATCGCGGCCGCGGTCAACGTCAGCATGCGCGACCTCCAGCGGTCCGGCTTCGTCGACCACCTGCTCGCCACGGTCGCCGGCGGCGGCATCAGGCCGGATCAGCTGACGGTGGAAATCACCGAGGGCGAGCTGATCTCCGAGGCCGGGCATGTCGAGCGAGCCGTGGCCCGCATCGCGGACGCCGGCATCGGCCTCGCCGCGGACGACTTCGGCACGGGGTTCTCGTCTCTGCAGCACCTGCGCCGGCTGGCACTGACCGAGGTGAAGATCGACAAGAGTCTGGTCGGCGGCATCGCCGATCGACGGGACGACCGGGCGCTGGTCCGCTCCGTCATCGAGATGGCTGCCACCTTGGGGCTGCGAGTCGTCGCCGAAGGAGTGGAGGACGAGCGAACCCATCAGGTGCTGCTGGATCTCGGCTGTCCCACGGCGCAGGGTTGGTACTACGGCCGGCCGCGGACGGCGGCGGGTATCAGTGACTGGATCGGCGGGGAACGGGTCGGCTAG
- a CDS encoding STAS domain-containing protein, protein MQIESAHVGAGTARIRVAGELDTANAGLLLDEVLALLSRDQLSRMIIDMHLVTLVDSTALGTLVSCHRAAAAAGATLTIQAPSPFVRRVLWVSGLLGLFGLAPPAVVASPRG, encoded by the coding sequence ATGCAGATCGAGAGCGCGCACGTCGGCGCCGGCACCGCCCGGATCCGGGTCGCGGGCGAGCTTGACACCGCCAACGCGGGCCTGCTGCTCGATGAGGTTCTCGCCCTGCTTTCCCGCGATCAGCTGAGCCGGATGATCATCGACATGCACCTGGTGACACTGGTTGATTCGACGGCGTTGGGCACGTTGGTTTCCTGCCATCGGGCGGCCGCGGCCGCCGGGGCCACGCTGACCATCCAGGCGCCGTCGCCGTTCGTGCGCCGGGTGCTGTGGGTCTCCGGCTTGCTGGGCCTGTTCGGGTTGGCGCCGCCGGCGGTCGTTGCCTCACCCCGAGGCTGA